The following are encoded in a window of Sminthopsis crassicaudata isolate SCR6 chromosome 5, ASM4859323v1, whole genome shotgun sequence genomic DNA:
- the CIMIP4 gene encoding ciliary microtubule inner protein 4 isoform X1, whose product MGEKVPEPMKDLNLDLKDTEKGGAGQAKGVAHGSRPPTNSQRLFQKEQFGKGSKTSADQFQPKNLSPPPGPLPTRDSSTKSSSRLGTTHSEEARASTGSSDERVSPNQEPVTTRKIWSRGFSKSNKTSSKEELHSSSGAEENKVFKPEGDSSSVIEYPVAMFDKTSSCIPNNIRHKFGSNTVDQLVTEEQARRALCEGIEGQKRVSSRVNKSSQNSMENSAFADYYELGYNMRSNIFQGVLTGPPMEARSLMKDSYTAEVLQRAVRDPQHWYGRKTDDLGRWHQKNALDLNLQKALEQKIGERSKNLK is encoded by the exons gatttgaatctggatcTAAAGGACACAGAAAAAGGAGGAGCAGGTCAAGCCAAAG GTGTGGCCCATGGGTCCAGGCCTCCAACAAACAGCCAGAGATTGTTCCAGAAAGAACAGTTCGGGAAAGGATCCAAGACTTCTGCGGACCAATTCCAACCCAAGAACCTATCACCTCCTCCAGGCCCTCTCCCAACAAGAGATAGCAGTACGAAAAGCAGCAGCCGACTGGGGACAACTCATTCCGAGGAAGCAAGGGCGAGTACTGGGTCATCTGATGAGAGGGTTAGCCCAAACCAAGAACCAGTCACCACCAGGAAAATTTGGTCAAGAGGCTTCTCTAAGTCAAATAAGACGAGCTCAAAAGAGGAGCTGCATTCTTCCAGTGGAGCAGAGGAGAACAAGGTGTTCAAGCCCGAAGGGGACAGCAGCTCTGTCATTGAGTACCCGGTTGCTATGTTTGACAAAACTTCCAGCTGCATCCCCAACAACATCCGGCACAAGTTTGGAAGCAACACAGTGGATCAGCTGGTGACTGAAGAGCAG GCTCGAAGGGCCCTGTGTGAAGGGATTGAGGGACAGAAGCGGGTGAGCAGTCGTGTGAACAAGTCTTCTCAGAATTCAATGGAAAACTCAGCATTTGCAGATTATTATGAGCTGGGATACAATATGAGATCCAACATATTCCAAG GGGTTTTGACAGGGCCCCCCATGGAGGCAAGGAGCTTAATGAAGGACTCCTACACCGCAGAAGTGCTTCAGAGAGCTGTGAGGGACCCTCAGCACTGGTATGGGAGGAAGACAGATGACCTTG GGCGATGGCATCAGAAGAATGCCTTAGATCTAAATCTGCAGAAGGCTTTGGAACAGAAAATTGGGGAACGGAGCAAAAACTTGAAGTAG
- the CIMIP4 gene encoding ciliary microtubule inner protein 4 isoform X3: MGEKVPEPMKDLNLDLKDTEKGGAGQAKGVAHGSRPPTNSQRLFQKEQFGKGSKTSADQFQPKNLSPPPGPLPTRDSSTKSSSRLGTTHSEEARASTGSSDERVSPNQEPVTTRKIWSRGFSKSNKTSSKEELHSSSGAEENKVFKPEGDSSSVIEYPVAMFDKTSSCIPNNIRHKFGSNTVDQLVTEEQARRALCEGIEGQKRVSSRVNKSSQNSMENSAFADYYELGYNMRSNIFQASRARLPELPIIQQRHAKYLAFGIQLGFWKPKVTHLPDLPKNYVSPTEFGRQKWPLLPF, encoded by the exons gatttgaatctggatcTAAAGGACACAGAAAAAGGAGGAGCAGGTCAAGCCAAAG GTGTGGCCCATGGGTCCAGGCCTCCAACAAACAGCCAGAGATTGTTCCAGAAAGAACAGTTCGGGAAAGGATCCAAGACTTCTGCGGACCAATTCCAACCCAAGAACCTATCACCTCCTCCAGGCCCTCTCCCAACAAGAGATAGCAGTACGAAAAGCAGCAGCCGACTGGGGACAACTCATTCCGAGGAAGCAAGGGCGAGTACTGGGTCATCTGATGAGAGGGTTAGCCCAAACCAAGAACCAGTCACCACCAGGAAAATTTGGTCAAGAGGCTTCTCTAAGTCAAATAAGACGAGCTCAAAAGAGGAGCTGCATTCTTCCAGTGGAGCAGAGGAGAACAAGGTGTTCAAGCCCGAAGGGGACAGCAGCTCTGTCATTGAGTACCCGGTTGCTATGTTTGACAAAACTTCCAGCTGCATCCCCAACAACATCCGGCACAAGTTTGGAAGCAACACAGTGGATCAGCTGGTGACTGAAGAGCAG GCTCGAAGGGCCCTGTGTGAAGGGATTGAGGGACAGAAGCGGGTGAGCAGTCGTGTGAACAAGTCTTCTCAGAATTCAATGGAAAACTCAGCATTTGCAGATTATTATGAGCTGGGATACAATATGAGATCCAACATATTCCAAG CCTCCAGGGCCCGCCTGCCAGAGCTTCCCATTATCCAGCAGCGCCACGCTAAGTATCTTGCTTTTGGGATACAACTGGGCTTCTGGAAACCAAAAGTCACTCACCTTCCTGACCTTCCCAAAAACTACGTAAGCCCCACAGAGTTTGGCAGGCAAAAATGGCCTCTCTTGCCATTCTGA
- the CIMIP4 gene encoding ciliary microtubule inner protein 4 isoform X4: MGEKVPEPMKDLNLDLKDTEKGGAGQAKGVAHGSRPPTNSQRLFQKEQFGKGSKTSADQFQPKNLSPPPGPLPTRDSSTKSSSRLGTTHSEEARASTGSSDERVSPNQEPVTTRKIWSRGFSKSNKTSSKEELHSSSGAEENKVFKPEGDSSSVIEYPVAMFDKTSSCIPNNIRHKFGSNTVDQLVTEEQARRALCEGIEGQKRVSSRVNKSSQNSMENSAFADYYELGYNMRSNIFQGVLTGPPMEARSLMKDSYTAEVLQRAVRDPQHWYGRKTDDLEKLWN; encoded by the exons gatttgaatctggatcTAAAGGACACAGAAAAAGGAGGAGCAGGTCAAGCCAAAG GTGTGGCCCATGGGTCCAGGCCTCCAACAAACAGCCAGAGATTGTTCCAGAAAGAACAGTTCGGGAAAGGATCCAAGACTTCTGCGGACCAATTCCAACCCAAGAACCTATCACCTCCTCCAGGCCCTCTCCCAACAAGAGATAGCAGTACGAAAAGCAGCAGCCGACTGGGGACAACTCATTCCGAGGAAGCAAGGGCGAGTACTGGGTCATCTGATGAGAGGGTTAGCCCAAACCAAGAACCAGTCACCACCAGGAAAATTTGGTCAAGAGGCTTCTCTAAGTCAAATAAGACGAGCTCAAAAGAGGAGCTGCATTCTTCCAGTGGAGCAGAGGAGAACAAGGTGTTCAAGCCCGAAGGGGACAGCAGCTCTGTCATTGAGTACCCGGTTGCTATGTTTGACAAAACTTCCAGCTGCATCCCCAACAACATCCGGCACAAGTTTGGAAGCAACACAGTGGATCAGCTGGTGACTGAAGAGCAG GCTCGAAGGGCCCTGTGTGAAGGGATTGAGGGACAGAAGCGGGTGAGCAGTCGTGTGAACAAGTCTTCTCAGAATTCAATGGAAAACTCAGCATTTGCAGATTATTATGAGCTGGGATACAATATGAGATCCAACATATTCCAAG GGGTTTTGACAGGGCCCCCCATGGAGGCAAGGAGCTTAATGAAGGACTCCTACACCGCAGAAGTGCTTCAGAGAGCTGTGAGGGACCCTCAGCACTGGTATGGGAGGAAGACAGATGACCTTG AAAAACTTTGGAACTAA
- the CIMIP4 gene encoding ciliary microtubule inner protein 4 isoform X5 yields the protein MGEKVPEPMKDLNLDLKDTEKGGAGQAKGVAHGSRPPTNSQRLFQKEQFGKGSKTSADQFQPKNLSPPPGPLPTRDSSTKSSSRLGTTHSEEARASTGSSDERVSPNQEPVTTRKIWSRGFSKSNKTSSKEELHSSSGAEENKVFKPEGDSSSVIEYPVAMFDKTSSCIPNNIRHKFGSNTVDQLVTEEQARRALCEGIEGQKRVSSRVNKSSQNSMENSAFADYYELGYNMRSNIFQGPPMEARSLMKDSYTAEVLQRAVRDPQHWYGRKTDDLEKLWN from the exons gatttgaatctggatcTAAAGGACACAGAAAAAGGAGGAGCAGGTCAAGCCAAAG GTGTGGCCCATGGGTCCAGGCCTCCAACAAACAGCCAGAGATTGTTCCAGAAAGAACAGTTCGGGAAAGGATCCAAGACTTCTGCGGACCAATTCCAACCCAAGAACCTATCACCTCCTCCAGGCCCTCTCCCAACAAGAGATAGCAGTACGAAAAGCAGCAGCCGACTGGGGACAACTCATTCCGAGGAAGCAAGGGCGAGTACTGGGTCATCTGATGAGAGGGTTAGCCCAAACCAAGAACCAGTCACCACCAGGAAAATTTGGTCAAGAGGCTTCTCTAAGTCAAATAAGACGAGCTCAAAAGAGGAGCTGCATTCTTCCAGTGGAGCAGAGGAGAACAAGGTGTTCAAGCCCGAAGGGGACAGCAGCTCTGTCATTGAGTACCCGGTTGCTATGTTTGACAAAACTTCCAGCTGCATCCCCAACAACATCCGGCACAAGTTTGGAAGCAACACAGTGGATCAGCTGGTGACTGAAGAGCAG GCTCGAAGGGCCCTGTGTGAAGGGATTGAGGGACAGAAGCGGGTGAGCAGTCGTGTGAACAAGTCTTCTCAGAATTCAATGGAAAACTCAGCATTTGCAGATTATTATGAGCTGGGATACAATATGAGATCCAACATATTCCAAG GGCCCCCCATGGAGGCAAGGAGCTTAATGAAGGACTCCTACACCGCAGAAGTGCTTCAGAGAGCTGTGAGGGACCCTCAGCACTGGTATGGGAGGAAGACAGATGACCTTG AAAAACTTTGGAACTAA
- the CIMIP4 gene encoding ciliary microtubule inner protein 4 isoform X2 codes for MGEKVPEPMKDLNLDLKDTEKGGAGQAKGVAHGSRPPTNSQRLFQKEQFGKGSKTSADQFQPKNLSPPPGPLPTRDSSTKSSSRLGTTHSEEARASTGSSDERVSPNQEPVTTRKIWSRGFSKSNKTSSKEELHSSSGAEENKVFKPEGDSSSVIEYPVAMFDKTSSCIPNNIRHKFGSNTVDQLVTEEQARRALCEGIEGQKRVSSRVNKSSQNSMENSAFADYYELGYNMRSNIFQGPPMEARSLMKDSYTAEVLQRAVRDPQHWYGRKTDDLGRWHQKNALDLNLQKALEQKIGERSKNLK; via the exons gatttgaatctggatcTAAAGGACACAGAAAAAGGAGGAGCAGGTCAAGCCAAAG GTGTGGCCCATGGGTCCAGGCCTCCAACAAACAGCCAGAGATTGTTCCAGAAAGAACAGTTCGGGAAAGGATCCAAGACTTCTGCGGACCAATTCCAACCCAAGAACCTATCACCTCCTCCAGGCCCTCTCCCAACAAGAGATAGCAGTACGAAAAGCAGCAGCCGACTGGGGACAACTCATTCCGAGGAAGCAAGGGCGAGTACTGGGTCATCTGATGAGAGGGTTAGCCCAAACCAAGAACCAGTCACCACCAGGAAAATTTGGTCAAGAGGCTTCTCTAAGTCAAATAAGACGAGCTCAAAAGAGGAGCTGCATTCTTCCAGTGGAGCAGAGGAGAACAAGGTGTTCAAGCCCGAAGGGGACAGCAGCTCTGTCATTGAGTACCCGGTTGCTATGTTTGACAAAACTTCCAGCTGCATCCCCAACAACATCCGGCACAAGTTTGGAAGCAACACAGTGGATCAGCTGGTGACTGAAGAGCAG GCTCGAAGGGCCCTGTGTGAAGGGATTGAGGGACAGAAGCGGGTGAGCAGTCGTGTGAACAAGTCTTCTCAGAATTCAATGGAAAACTCAGCATTTGCAGATTATTATGAGCTGGGATACAATATGAGATCCAACATATTCCAAG GGCCCCCCATGGAGGCAAGGAGCTTAATGAAGGACTCCTACACCGCAGAAGTGCTTCAGAGAGCTGTGAGGGACCCTCAGCACTGGTATGGGAGGAAGACAGATGACCTTG GGCGATGGCATCAGAAGAATGCCTTAGATCTAAATCTGCAGAAGGCTTTGGAACAGAAAATTGGGGAACGGAGCAAAAACTTGAAGTAG
- the CIMIP4 gene encoding ciliary microtubule inner protein 4 isoform X6 yields MGEKVPEPMKDLNLDLKDTEKGGAGQAKGVAHGSRPPTNSQRLFQKEQFGKGSKTSADQFQPKNLSPPPGPLPTRDSSTKSSSRLGTTHSEEARASTGSSDERVSPNQEPVTTRKIWSRGFSKSNKTSSKEELHSSSGAEENKVFKPEGDSSSVIEYPVAMFDKTSSCIPNNIRHKFGSNTVDQLVTEEQARRALCEGIEGQKRVSSRVNKSSQNSMENSAFADYYELGYNMRSNIFQGRWHQKNALDLNLQKALEQKIGERSKNLK; encoded by the exons gatttgaatctggatcTAAAGGACACAGAAAAAGGAGGAGCAGGTCAAGCCAAAG GTGTGGCCCATGGGTCCAGGCCTCCAACAAACAGCCAGAGATTGTTCCAGAAAGAACAGTTCGGGAAAGGATCCAAGACTTCTGCGGACCAATTCCAACCCAAGAACCTATCACCTCCTCCAGGCCCTCTCCCAACAAGAGATAGCAGTACGAAAAGCAGCAGCCGACTGGGGACAACTCATTCCGAGGAAGCAAGGGCGAGTACTGGGTCATCTGATGAGAGGGTTAGCCCAAACCAAGAACCAGTCACCACCAGGAAAATTTGGTCAAGAGGCTTCTCTAAGTCAAATAAGACGAGCTCAAAAGAGGAGCTGCATTCTTCCAGTGGAGCAGAGGAGAACAAGGTGTTCAAGCCCGAAGGGGACAGCAGCTCTGTCATTGAGTACCCGGTTGCTATGTTTGACAAAACTTCCAGCTGCATCCCCAACAACATCCGGCACAAGTTTGGAAGCAACACAGTGGATCAGCTGGTGACTGAAGAGCAG GCTCGAAGGGCCCTGTGTGAAGGGATTGAGGGACAGAAGCGGGTGAGCAGTCGTGTGAACAAGTCTTCTCAGAATTCAATGGAAAACTCAGCATTTGCAGATTATTATGAGCTGGGATACAATATGAGATCCAACATATTCCAAG GGCGATGGCATCAGAAGAATGCCTTAGATCTAAATCTGCAGAAGGCTTTGGAACAGAAAATTGGGGAACGGAGCAAAAACTTGAAGTAG